TCGGATTCAGGTTGTTGAAACCGCCCGGAAACAGGTTCATATCAATCGAAGCCATTTTATAGCCGGCGTTGCGGATATCGACCGACCCGTAAAACGGCGGCTTGTGCTGCGCCCACTGCTGGCGGAACCAAGCTTCGATTTTGGTTTGGTTGCTTAAGATTTTTCTTTCAAATTCTTGAAGTTGTGCAATATAAGCGCTAGACATCACGGGCAGCGACATGGTTTCCACCTAAATTAAAAATCATTAACCCCCGCATGATAGGTTTTTCAGACGGCCTATACAAGCACCAAGATGGTTTATCGATAGCATACGAAGTTATAAACAAGACAAAATGTCTAAAAATTTTAACCGATTTAGGCAAAAATCACGCCAAACAATTTTTTTAGACATTTTGCTTGCATTCCGCCCCGCAAATCGCTACCATCATGCGATATTTTCTTTGATAACAAAAGCACAAACCATGAAACCGCAAACCCTTTACGACAAACTCTGGAACAGCCACGTTGTGCGCGAAGAAGAAGACGGCACCGTCCTGCTCTATATCGACCGCCACCTTGTGCACGAAGTTACCAGCCCGCAGGCTTTCGAAGGCCTGAAAATGGCCGGCCGCAAACTGTGGCGCATCGACAGCGTGGTTTCCACCGCCGACCACAACACCCCCACCAACGATTGGGACAAAGGCATCCAAGACCCGATTTCCAAACTGCAAGTCGATACGCTAGACAGCAATATCAAAGAATTCGGCGCACTGGCTTATTTTCCGTTTAAAGACAAAGGCCAGGGCATCGTGCACGTGATGGGCCCCGAACAGGGCGCCACCCTGCCCGGCATGACCGTGGTGTGCGGCGACTCGCACACTTCCACCCACGGCGCATTCGGCGCGCTGGCGCACGGCATCGGCACTTCCGAAGTCGAGCACACCATGGCCACCCAATGCATTACCGCCAAGAAATCCAAATCCATGCTGATTAAAGTGAACGGCCGTCTGAAACCCGGCGTAACCGCCAAAGACGTGGCTTTATACATCATCGGCCAAATCGGCACCGCCGGCGGTACCGGTTATGCGGTTGAATTCGGCGGCGAAGCCATCCGCAGCCTGTCGATGGAAGGCCGCATGACCCTGTGCAACATGGCCATCGAAGCCGGCGCGCGCAGCGGCATCGTGGCGGTCGACCAAACCACCATCGATTATGTGAAAAACAAACCGCTCGCCCCCAAAGGCGAAGATTGGGAAAAAGCCGTGGCCTACTGGCAAACGCTGGTGTCCGACGAAGGCGCGGTTTTCGATAAAGTTTACGAGTTCGACGCTGCCGATATCGAACCGCAAGTAACTTGGGGCACTTCGCCCGAAATGGTGCTCGACATCAACGGCAAAGTACCCAACCCCGCCAACGAAGCCGACCCGGTCAAACGCAGCGGCATGGAGCGTGCGCTGGAATACATGGGCTTGGCCGCCGACACCCCGCTCAATCAAATCCCCGTTGACGTGGTGTTTATCGGCTCCTGCACCAACAGCCGCATTGAAGACTTGCGCGAAGCCGCCGCCGTAGCCAAAGGCCGCCAAAAAGCCGCCAACGTCAGCCGCGTATTGGTGGTGCCCGGCTCCGGCTTGGTAAAAGAGCAGGCCGAGCGCGAAGGCTTGGACAAAATCTTTACCGAAGCCGGCTTCGAATGGCGTGAACCGGGCTGCTCGATGTGCCTGGCCATGAATGCCGACCGCCTCGCGCCGCAGGAACGTTGCGCCTCCACTTCCAACCGCAACTTCGAAGGCCGCCAAGGCAATGGCGGGCGCACCCATTTAGTTAGCCCGGCAATGGCCGCCGCCGCCGCAGTTGCCGGCCATTTTACCGATGTGCGCAGTTTGTAAAGATATGCAGGCCGTCTGAAAAACTTTCAGACGGCCTGTTTCGGAAAATTGTTTTTTAGAACAAACTTTGGCATGATAATAAAGTGCAGTAATGCATATTGTACTTTCAAACCATTAGGAGCTTAAAACATGAAAAAACTCGTATTAGCCGCATTGGCCGCCATGGCTTTATTATCTGCCTGTAACACTGTATCAGGCTTCGGTAAAGACGTATCCAAAGCCGGCGACAAGCTTGAGCAATCCGCCGACCGCCACGCCCACTAATTCAACAGCATCAAATATCTTCACCCCCGCAACCGCTGTTACTGCGGGGGTATTTTTCAAACCGAAAGTACGAACATGAAAGCATTCACGCAAATCACCGCACTGGTTGCCCCGCTTGACCGCGCCAACGTCGATACCGACGCCATTATTCCCAAACAATTCTTAAAATCCATTAAACGCAGCGGCTTCGGCCCCAATGCCTTCGACGAATGGCGCTATCTCGATCACGGCGAGCCGGGCATGGACAACAGCAAACGCCCGCTCAACCCCGATTTTTCGCTCAACCAACCGCGTTACCAAGGTGCACAGATTCTGCTTACCCGTAAAAACTTCGGCTGCGGCTCCTCGCGCGAGCACGCCCCGTGGGCACTCGACGACTACGGTTTCCGCGCCGTAATCGCCCCCAGCTTTGCCGATATTTTCTTCAACAACTGCTACAAAAACGGCTTGCTGCCGATTGTGTTGAGCGAAGAAGAAGTCGACCAACTGTTTAAAGAAGTGGAAGCCAACGAAGGCTATCGGTTAGCTATCGATTTGGAAAAGCAAACCCTTACCACCCCAAGCGGCCAAACATTTACTTTCGACATTACCGAACACCGCAAACACTGCCTGTTAAACGGCCTCGACGAAATCGGCTTAACCCTGCAACACGCCG
The sequence above is a segment of the Neisseria dentiae genome. Coding sequences within it:
- the leuC gene encoding 3-isopropylmalate dehydratase large subunit, with product MKPQTLYDKLWNSHVVREEEDGTVLLYIDRHLVHEVTSPQAFEGLKMAGRKLWRIDSVVSTADHNTPTNDWDKGIQDPISKLQVDTLDSNIKEFGALAYFPFKDKGQGIVHVMGPEQGATLPGMTVVCGDSHTSTHGAFGALAHGIGTSEVEHTMATQCITAKKSKSMLIKVNGRLKPGVTAKDVALYIIGQIGTAGGTGYAVEFGGEAIRSLSMEGRMTLCNMAIEAGARSGIVAVDQTTIDYVKNKPLAPKGEDWEKAVAYWQTLVSDEGAVFDKVYEFDAADIEPQVTWGTSPEMVLDINGKVPNPANEADPVKRSGMERALEYMGLAADTPLNQIPVDVVFIGSCTNSRIEDLREAAAVAKGRQKAANVSRVLVVPGSGLVKEQAEREGLDKIFTEAGFEWREPGCSMCLAMNADRLAPQERCASTSNRNFEGRQGNGGRTHLVSPAMAAAAAVAGHFTDVRSL
- a CDS encoding entericidin A/B family lipoprotein, which produces MKKLVLAALAAMALLSACNTVSGFGKDVSKAGDKLEQSADRHAH
- the leuD gene encoding 3-isopropylmalate dehydratase small subunit — protein: MKAFTQITALVAPLDRANVDTDAIIPKQFLKSIKRSGFGPNAFDEWRYLDHGEPGMDNSKRPLNPDFSLNQPRYQGAQILLTRKNFGCGSSREHAPWALDDYGFRAVIAPSFADIFFNNCYKNGLLPIVLSEEEVDQLFKEVEANEGYRLAIDLEKQTLTTPSGQTFTFDITEHRKHCLLNGLDEIGLTLQHADEIKAFEEKRKASQPWLFNA